The DNA window TGCGCGGGTATCGGCTCGAAAATATTAACATTCCACTCAACAAGGGGTATGTTAAAAAATCGAGAATCCCCAACTTCTTAAAAGTTGGCGGAAGTTCAACTCTCCGAAGCGATTTCCGTTCCGGACCATAATGTTGCAATCATGGCCGTAATTGGGATTTTTGTCAATCTTGCAGTCAGCAGGTATGTCATTTCCATGGGAAAGAAAATTAACAGTCCTGCAATCATTGCTGACGGTAAACACCAGCAGACCGATATTTTTTCATCAATAGCAATATTGGGTGCTGTTTTTGCATCAAATATGGGTTATCCAATTTTCGATCCTCTTGTTGCAATTCTGATAGGATTTTTAATCTTTAAGATTGCAGTTCAAATCTTCATTTCAAATATTAATTTCATTCTTGGAAGGATTCCGTCAGAGGAATTTGTTCAGAATATCATTGACATTGCAAACAGTGTTTCCAATGTTCAAAATCCGCATAATATCAAAGTGGATTATATGGGTAATTTTTCCGTTGTGGCATTATACATCGACCTTGACAGGAACCTGTCATTTGAAGAGTCCAGTAAAATCGCCGATAGGGTTCAGGAAAAAATCAAGAAAGAGAAATCCGAAATATGGTTTGCAATAGTCCACACATGTCCGGTGTGATTTAAATTTGTTTCATTCTATAGAAACAGTTATATATATAAATAAATAATAGAATTATTATTAATTAAATAAAAGGAGACATATTAAATGGCAATCAAAGTAGAAGTATTTTCAACAAGTACATGTCCACATTGTCCAGCAGCAATTGA is part of the uncultured Methanobrevibacter sp. genome and encodes:
- a CDS encoding cation diffusion facilitator family transporter yields the protein MAEVQLSEAISVPDHNVAIMAVIGIFVNLAVSRYVISMGKKINSPAIIADGKHQQTDIFSSIAILGAVFASNMGYPIFDPLVAILIGFLIFKIAVQIFISNINFILGRIPSEEFVQNIIDIANSVSNVQNPHNIKVDYMGNFSVVALYIDLDRNLSFEESSKIADRVQEKIKKEKSEIWFAIVHTCPV